GTAACCCCGAAACTCCCGAGGTCTCGTGTATTCCGGTGCGGAAAGAAGCCTCCCCGGAATACTATGAGAATCGGTTTCCGCTGATTCGAGATCGCCTAAATAGCCCGGGAGAAGCCTGACTACTGCATCGACAACTGCTAGCGCGGCAATTTCTCCTGAACCAACAACAAAATTGCCAATAGATACCTCTTCAGCATCGAGTATCTCGCCGACTCGCGCATCTAGACCTTTGTATCTACCACAAATAATAGTCAGATACTCCAGATTACTAAACTGCTCCGCATTTTCCTGCTCAAAGAGCTTGCCTCTCGGACTCACAATCACCTTCTTTCCTCGAAGGTAATCCTCGCCCAACGATTCAACCGCTTCAACCACCGGCTCCGGTTTCATCACCATTCCGGAACCACCACCGAAAGGAATATCATCTGCGGTTTTATGTTTGTCAGTCGTGAAATCGCGAATATCTATCATCTCAAGATCGACAATGCCTTTTTCCGCCGCTTTTTTGAAGAGACTTTCATTCGAATAGGCCTTGAAAAGCCCTGAAAAAAGCGACACTATGGCGATTCGCAAGACAATACCCCAACGTAAAAATTACACGATCGATTTCGACTTATCCGGTTGAGAAGAATCTAACTCTCTTGCTCTTCGGTTTCCTGGTTTTCTTCGATCTCGGGTTCCTCGGAAACTTCCTCGACCGGTTCGGGCTCGACCTCGACAACAGGGGCTTCCGCTTTAACCTTCTCTACCTTCGGTTTTACTTGCTTTTCGATAGTGTCGGCTTTGGCGAGATTCCGCGCCGAAGCGATAATCGCCGCCCACACACCCTTCTTCTTCAAAAGGCTTTTAATTGTATCGGTGGGCTGTGCGCCGCGCGAAAGCCAATATTCGAGCCGCTCTTTGTTAAATTCGACCTCTGCAACCTCTGTTATCGGATTATAATAACCAATAATCTCGATAAACTTACCGTCTCTTGCATTACGAGAATCTGAAACCACGATCCGATAATGGGGTTGCCTTTTCTGTCCACCCCTCTTTAATCTTATATGGACCGCCAAAACTACACCTCCAAATATATTAAATATTTAATATTTAAAATCCTGTCATCGGGAAAGAGGGCATTTTGCCCTTTTTCATCCGCTTGAACATCTTTTTCATTTCAAAAAACTGCTTGAGCAGTCTATTTATCTCTTGCACCGAATTGCCGCTACCTGCGGCTATTCGCTTCCTTCGGCTACCGTCTATTATCGATGGGGTCGCTCTCTCGATCGGAGTCATACTACTAATAATAGCTTCGATACGCGCTGTAGCCTTTTCATCTATTTTCAAACCGGACAGCATATTCTTTTTAAGTCCGGGTATCATGGAAAGAATATCCTCCAGGGGCCCCATCTTCTTCAGTTGAGCCAACTGCTCGCGGAAATCGTCGAGGTTGAACTCGTTTTTTCGGAGCTTCTTCTCAAGCTTTCGCGCCTTTTCCTCATCAAACGAAGCCTGTGCTTTCTCAACTAACGACACGACATCGCCCATACCGAGTATTCGACCGGCCATTCTGTCGGGATGAAACTTTTCTAAAGCGTCGGCTTTTTCGCCAACCCCAACAAACAGTATCGGTTTACCTGTCACTTCGCGAAGGCTAAGCGCTGCGCCACCGCGTGCATCACCATCGAGTTTGGAAAGAACAAATCCATCAACAGCCAGTTGCTCCGAAAAAGCCTCTCCAACTGTTACAGCTTCTTGACCCGTCATAGCATCCAGAACAAGCAGGACAAGGTCGGGATCCATTCCGCGTCTGAGATCGTCCGCCTCGGCCATCATTTCTTCATCGATATGAAGCCTTCCGGCTGTGTCGAGGATAAGCAGATTTTTGCCATTTTGCCTGGCATAATGCGCTGCCCTTTTCGCGACATCGAGTGGCGTTTCACCCTCTTTAAAAACCACAGTCGGGAATCCAGAGTCTTGGCCGACGATCTCCAGTTGCCGAGCCGCTGCTGGTCTATGTATATCGCAAGCGACAAGCAACGGGTTAAAACCGCGCTTCTCGAAAAACTTCCCGAGTTTGCCAGAGGTTGTCGTTTTTCCAGATCCCTGAAGACCCACCATCATTATTGTGGTAGGTGTCTTATATGGCAAATCGATATCGCGCGCTTTTCCGCCCAGAAAATCCACAAGTTCATTGTGAACTATTTTTACAACCAATTGCCCGGGCGTTATCGAGGATAAAACCTCTTCACCGATAGCTTTTTCTTGAACGTTGTTAATGAACTTTTTTGCGACTTTAAAATTAACATCTGCTGAAAGCAAAGCCCTGCGGACTTCTTTAAGCGCGTCGCGTATATTATCTTCAGTCAGGCGTCCGCGGGATGTCAATCCTTTGAATACCTGTTCGATTTTCTCTGTAAGTTGCTCAAACATCGAATAATATAGAATTACCTATCAAAATAAACAGCAAAAAAACGCGCTTCGACTGCTCGAAGCCGTTTGATGTGCTAATATATTTGCTTTTTCATATAAATCAAGCATTAATATTAGTATAATGATAAATGGATTTTTGGGATTAAATTTTTATTCATGAGAGAGATTCTTATTTGATCTTTTAGCATCTTTGTTATGAGTCGCCTCATATCATAATTTGTTTTTCCATCCTATCGAGCACTCCGCCCATAACTCTACAATATACATTACAATATACATTATTTCCGCCCGTTTCCGAGATAACATAAATTAAACCTATGGAAAGAACGAATATTATTTTAAATACACTATCCGTTTCGTAATCGTTTCATTGACAATCATCGCCCGGACAAGATAAACGCCGCTGGCGACCATCAGCGGGCATTGCCAGATGCCTGTCGCCG
This sequence is a window from bacterium. Protein-coding genes within it:
- the trmD gene encoding tRNA (guanosine(37)-N1)-methyltransferase TrmD encodes the protein MRIAIVSLFSGLFKAYSNESLFKKAAEKGIVDLEMIDIRDFTTDKHKTADDIPFGGGSGMVMKPEPVVEAVESLGEDYLRGKKVIVSPRGKLFEQENAEQFSNLEYLTIICGRYKGLDARVGEILDAEEVSIGNFVVGSGEIAALAVVDAVVRLLPGYLGDLESAETDSHSIPGRLLSAPEYTRPREFRGYRVPEILLSGNHAVIENWKRRKSLEITLRNHPGALGNVELPRDEQAFIESLKLGRFEGK
- the rpsP gene encoding 30S ribosomal protein S16 yields the protein MAVHIRLKRGGQKRQPHYRIVVSDSRNARDGKFIEIIGYYNPITEVAEVEFNKERLEYWLSRGAQPTDTIKSLLKKKGVWAAIIASARNLAKADTIEKQVKPKVEKVKAEAPVVEVEPEPVEEVSEEPEIEENQETEEQES
- the ffh gene encoding signal recognition particle protein, yielding MFEQLTEKIEQVFKGLTSRGRLTEDNIRDALKEVRRALLSADVNFKVAKKFINNVQEKAIGEEVLSSITPGQLVVKIVHNELVDFLGGKARDIDLPYKTPTTIMMVGLQGSGKTTTSGKLGKFFEKRGFNPLLVACDIHRPAAARQLEIVGQDSGFPTVVFKEGETPLDVAKRAAHYARQNGKNLLILDTAGRLHIDEEMMAEADDLRRGMDPDLVLLVLDAMTGQEAVTVGEAFSEQLAVDGFVLSKLDGDARGGAALSLREVTGKPILFVGVGEKADALEKFHPDRMAGRILGMGDVVSLVEKAQASFDEEKARKLEKKLRKNEFNLDDFREQLAQLKKMGPLEDILSMIPGLKKNMLSGLKIDEKATARIEAIISSMTPIERATPSIIDGSRRKRIAAGSGNSVQEINRLLKQFFEMKKMFKRMKKGKMPSFPMTGF